The proteins below come from a single Alphaproteobacteria bacterium genomic window:
- a CDS encoding 50S ribosomal protein L34 has product MKRTFQPSNLVRKRRHGFRSRMETPAGRQVINRRRARGRKRLSA; this is encoded by the coding sequence ATGAAAAGAACGTTTCAACCCAGTAATCTTGTCCGCAAACGCCGTCACGGCTTTCGTTCCCGCATGGAAACACCTGCTGGCCGTCAAGTAATTAACCGTCGTCGTGCGCGTGGCCGTAAACGCCTGAGCGCCTAA
- the lpxC gene encoding UDP-3-O-[3-hydroxymyristoyl] N-acetylglucosamine deacetylase gives MSYTLQTTVQCSGIGVHSGQCINLRLLPASAGTGFKFVRTDLGGPDNFINATLQTIVNSRFNTQIGEGDVKVSTVEHVLAALTALHVTDVIIEVDGPEIPIMDGSAAPFVFLIQCAGLAPIADTRPFLVLKEETTIKTSYGAEMLLEPSHTFSIDVEQDFNGREGVQNQSFHIEDVYDSFITMVASARTFGFYQDAQKMWSAGLSKGASLDNTVVMQEGSIMNKQGLRYTNECARHKALDIIGDFALLGMGLQLACIAKNPGHGLNAQVMKTLLENQHLWRLEHKSVCPKPKSQRSDDFSATKATPSIRA, from the coding sequence TTGAGTTATACGCTTCAAACTACTGTTCAGTGTTCTGGTATTGGTGTTCATTCAGGCCAATGTATTAATCTGAGGTTATTACCAGCTTCGGCTGGTACTGGTTTCAAATTTGTGCGCACTGATCTTGGCGGGCCGGATAATTTTATAAACGCAACTTTGCAAACCATCGTTAATTCTAGATTCAATACCCAAATTGGGGAGGGGGATGTTAAGGTCTCAACGGTGGAACATGTGCTGGCGGCCCTGACGGCGTTGCATGTAACAGATGTGATCATTGAAGTGGATGGGCCAGAGATTCCCATTATGGATGGCAGTGCGGCGCCTTTTGTTTTCTTGATTCAGTGTGCTGGATTAGCCCCCATTGCGGATACAAGGCCTTTTTTGGTTTTAAAAGAAGAGACGACCATCAAAACCAGTTATGGTGCAGAGATGCTCTTAGAGCCTTCCCATACTTTTTCCATTGATGTGGAGCAGGATTTTAACGGCCGGGAAGGGGTTCAAAATCAATCTTTTCACATTGAGGATGTCTATGATTCTTTTATAACCATGGTTGCCTCTGCCCGTACCTTTGGCTTTTATCAAGATGCTCAGAAAATGTGGTCGGCGGGTCTTTCAAAGGGGGCATCGCTGGATAATACCGTTGTTATGCAAGAAGGCAGTATTATGAACAAGCAAGGCCTTCGTTATACCAATGAATGTGCGCGCCATAAAGCGCTGGATATCATTGGTGATTTTGCCCTGTTAGGAATGGGGCTTCAACTGGCCTGTATAGCAAAAAATCCGGGGCATGGTCTCAATGCTCAAGTCATGAAAACGTTGCTGGAAAATCAGCATCTTTGGCGCTTGGAGCATAAGTCGGTTTGCCCAAAGCCCAAGTCTCAAAGGAGCGATGATTTTTCTGCAACAAAAGCCACTCCTTCGATCCGGGCTTAA
- the lnt gene encoding apolipoprotein N-acyltransferase — MLHIALLFFIGILLGLANLKSTFLILTPLVTPSFLLLTFSSHQKISFSKRFIMGWVFGLGYFLVSLYWIPNALLVEANQFSWLVPFAFLGIPAICALLMGASWIIIPWMHTQGVLRVGLFCLSWLLMECMLYLPFGGFPWSLIGYVWHRSLPMAQIAHPFTIHGLSLLTLIWGSFYYLLIEKRTKLARFSLISTLILSFLGCYLWGMKRLSEPNKIKDLPSLRMIQPNIPQKNKWHPAFQKRNLRKILKLSYASGSDSQTLIIWPEAALTYNMTPSLLRYITKYLNAEQFLITGVLETAPSFKDSFNVYNSLIVLNNRGHIIEKYRKHHRVPFGEYIPASSLLNKIFPHSLRTIAGGRTQTLRGKKPQTIQVSSDIQFSPQICFETLFGSLVSSKPEKPLWILNLTNDAWFGRSTGPYQHLQISRFRAIQANLPVVRAASTGISAVIDNHGRIIKSLPYGQAGVIDVHKKDQIRRSGQEIWSSLTGRL, encoded by the coding sequence ATGCTCCACATCGCTCTTTTGTTTTTTATTGGTATTTTATTAGGCCTTGCCAATTTAAAATCAACATTTCTCATTTTAACGCCTCTTGTCACCCCCAGCTTTCTTCTCTTAACTTTTTCTTCCCATCAAAAAATATCTTTCTCCAAGCGCTTTATAATGGGCTGGGTTTTTGGTTTGGGTTATTTTCTAGTCAGTCTTTATTGGATCCCGAATGCTCTCCTGGTTGAAGCTAATCAATTTTCATGGCTTGTGCCTTTTGCTTTTCTAGGCATTCCTGCAATTTGTGCGCTGCTGATGGGAGCATCTTGGATCATAATCCCCTGGATGCATACACAAGGCGTCTTGCGTGTTGGATTATTTTGCCTCAGTTGGCTACTTATGGAATGTATGCTCTACCTTCCTTTTGGTGGGTTCCCCTGGTCTTTAATTGGATATGTCTGGCATCGCTCTCTTCCCATGGCCCAGATCGCGCATCCTTTTACCATTCATGGACTCTCTCTTCTCACGCTGATATGGGGCAGTTTTTACTATTTATTGATCGAAAAACGCACCAAATTAGCTCGATTTTCACTCATTTCTACCCTGATTTTATCCTTTTTGGGCTGCTATTTGTGGGGAATGAAGCGCCTTTCGGAGCCAAATAAGATCAAAGATCTACCAAGCCTGCGGATGATCCAACCGAACATCCCTCAAAAAAATAAGTGGCACCCAGCCTTTCAGAAAAGAAACTTGAGAAAAATTCTAAAATTATCCTACGCGTCTGGCTCTGACTCTCAAACCCTTATCATCTGGCCAGAGGCTGCCTTAACTTATAATATGACGCCATCCCTATTACGTTACATCACCAAATATTTAAATGCTGAACAGTTTTTGATAACGGGCGTTCTTGAAACAGCCCCTTCTTTTAAGGATTCTTTTAACGTTTATAACTCCCTGATTGTTCTCAACAACAGAGGACATATCATTGAAAAATATCGCAAGCATCACCGGGTTCCTTTTGGTGAATATATTCCTGCTTCATCCCTATTGAATAAAATTTTCCCTCATAGCCTTCGAACAATAGCTGGAGGGAGAACCCAAACACTCAGAGGCAAAAAACCACAAACCATTCAGGTGAGTTCTGACATCCAATTCAGTCCCCAAATTTGTTTTGAGACCTTGTTCGGATCCCTGGTTTCGAGCAAACCAGAAAAACCTCTTTGGATCTTGAACCTCACCAACGATGCTTGGTTTGGCCGCTCAACAGGGCCATATCAACATCTGCAGATTAGCCGCTTTCGGGCCATTCAAGCCAATCTTCCGGTGGTTCGGGCTGCAAGCACCGGCATCAGTGCCGTCATTGATAATCATGGGCGCATCATCAAGTCCCTGCCCTATGGTCAAGCTGGCGTTATAGACGTCCATAAAAAAGACCAGATCCGAAGATCTGGTCAAGAGATCTGGTCAAGTCTAACAGGGAGGCTATGA
- a CDS encoding transcriptional regulator, with amino-acid sequence MNEITNKGAVHANSDTNLKENTIRYAVDIVSAYIAKNDVSKDQLPELLSSTYKAVANLRNNSTHLQSTLVPAVPIEESITDDHIICLEDGKKLKMIKRHLRAVYGMSVEEYRKRWQLPTDYPTVAPNYAEKRSKLAKVIGLGVNGRRKKAAS; translated from the coding sequence ATGAATGAAATAACAAACAAGGGTGCAGTACATGCAAATTCTGACACCAACTTAAAAGAAAACACAATTCGCTACGCAGTTGATATCGTCAGTGCTTACATCGCTAAAAATGATGTTTCAAAAGATCAACTTCCAGAACTTCTCTCTTCAACGTACAAAGCCGTTGCAAACTTACGAAACAATTCAACGCATCTGCAATCAACTCTTGTTCCTGCTGTGCCTATTGAAGAATCAATCACCGATGATCATATTATTTGCCTTGAAGACGGTAAAAAATTAAAAATGATCAAACGTCATTTGCGGGCGGTTTATGGCATGTCTGTTGAGGAATATCGTAAGCGCTGGCAATTGCCGACTGATTATCCCACCGTGGCCCCAAACTATGCCGAAAAAAGAAGCAAACTTGCCAAAGTAATTGGCCTTGGCGTGAACGGTCGTCGAAAAAAGGCTGCGTCTTAA
- a CDS encoding threonylcarbamoyl-AMP synthase — MNTLSPQQAATHLLNHKVVAFATETVYGLGARADSNQAVQKIYDLKGRPSHNPLIAHVSTLDMAQTFAEFKDTALKLARLFWPGPLTLVLPLTNPNKIAASARANLSTVAVRCPAHPLAQELLKIVNIPLVAPSANISNRISPTRAEHVKHYFPTVPILEGGQSQTGLESTIIDLTGKTPLLLRPGALTAEDIFSQTQIEVNVGTQSKIINAPGQLSLHYAPTVPLRMDVTKPRSDEIFVGFGSMVCAHNLSSKGCLVEASHHLYHSLLMLEKQQKPIAICPIPNNGAGVAINDRLQRAASKTKSADS, encoded by the coding sequence ATGAACACACTCTCTCCCCAACAAGCGGCAACACATCTTCTGAATCATAAGGTAGTTGCCTTTGCAACCGAGACTGTCTATGGTCTTGGCGCTCGGGCTGATTCCAATCAAGCTGTTCAAAAAATATATGATCTCAAAGGTCGTCCCAGTCATAATCCTCTCATTGCTCATGTTTCAACGTTAGACATGGCTCAAACTTTTGCTGAATTTAAGGATACAGCTTTAAAGTTAGCCCGCTTATTTTGGCCAGGACCCCTGACTCTTGTTTTACCGCTCACCAACCCTAATAAAATCGCTGCTTCTGCCAGGGCCAATCTCTCAACCGTTGCTGTGCGATGCCCGGCTCATCCCCTGGCCCAAGAGCTATTAAAGATCGTCAATATCCCGCTTGTGGCCCCAAGTGCCAACATATCCAATCGGATCAGCCCCACGCGCGCTGAACATGTAAAGCACTATTTCCCAACCGTCCCCATTCTTGAAGGGGGCCAAAGCCAAACGGGTCTAGAATCGACCATTATAGACCTCACCGGTAAGACGCCTCTTCTTTTACGCCCCGGCGCGCTGACCGCTGAAGACATCTTTAGCCAAACTCAAATTGAAGTTAATGTCGGCACTCAATCAAAAATCATTAACGCACCCGGGCAGTTAAGCCTCCATTATGCGCCAACTGTCCCTCTTCGCATGGATGTCACAAAGCCAAGGAGTGATGAAATTTTTGTTGGTTTTGGCTCAATGGTCTGTGCCCATAATCTCAGTTCTAAGGGGTGCCTGGTTGAAGCAAGCCATCATCTCTATCACAGCCTATTAATGCTTGAAAAACAGCAGAAACCCATCGCTATTTGTCCCATACCCAATAACGGTGCTGGGGTGGCAATTAATGATCGTCTTCAACGCGCTGCTTCAAAAACCAAAAGCGCTGATTCATGA
- a CDS encoding tRNA (N6-isopentenyl adenosine(37)-C2)-methylthiotransferase MiaB, with translation MTHRQLFIKTYGCQMNVYDSDKMADVLRPHGYQLSTAPETADMIILNTCHIREKAAEKVFSELGRLKIFKDLKKQNGQHMIIAVAGCVAQAEGAEILRRAPYVDIVLGPQTYHRLPEMIERAERNIIRPKNKKRDKIVEIDFPHESKFDEIALPEVIESTTAFLTIQEGCDKFCNFCCVPYTRGAEYSRSVQEVLSEARHFVKAGVREITLLGQNVTAYHGTSPDGKGEWTMANLIEEIAQIDGLDRIRYTTSHPRDMTKELIQVHGSCEKLMPYLHLPVQSGSDYVLKTMNRQHTRDRYFEIIDELRADRPDLSLSSDFIVGFPGEKDVDFEQTMDLVSRVNYAQAYSFKFSPRPGTPASVYPDSVPEDVKDVRLARLQELLRQQQIAFNASKIGKTLPVLIDRKGRHENQFVGRTPFLQGVHIANPSLKIGEIYDVKITDSTLNSLTAEYNTDNNGAA, from the coding sequence ATGACTCATAGGCAGCTCTTCATCAAAACGTACGGATGTCAGATGAACGTCTATGACTCTGACAAAATGGCTGATGTTCTGCGCCCTCATGGCTATCAGCTCTCTACAGCGCCTGAAACTGCTGATATGATCATTCTCAATACATGCCACATTCGCGAGAAAGCGGCTGAAAAAGTATTTTCTGAGCTGGGTCGTCTCAAAATTTTCAAAGATCTGAAAAAGCAAAACGGTCAGCATATGATCATTGCTGTTGCTGGCTGCGTGGCCCAAGCTGAAGGCGCAGAAATCCTCAGGCGTGCCCCTTATGTTGATATTGTTCTAGGCCCACAAACTTATCATCGTCTTCCTGAAATGATCGAACGTGCTGAACGCAATATCATCCGTCCTAAGAACAAAAAAAGAGATAAGATTGTCGAAATTGACTTCCCTCATGAATCCAAATTTGATGAAATTGCCCTTCCCGAGGTCATCGAAAGCACCACCGCTTTTTTAACGATCCAAGAAGGCTGTGATAAGTTTTGCAACTTTTGTTGTGTGCCTTATACCCGTGGCGCTGAATACTCTCGATCGGTTCAAGAGGTATTAAGCGAAGCCCGCCACTTTGTCAAAGCAGGTGTTCGAGAAATTACCTTACTTGGTCAAAATGTCACTGCCTATCATGGCACCTCCCCCGATGGTAAGGGTGAGTGGACAATGGCCAACTTGATTGAAGAGATCGCTCAAATTGATGGACTAGACCGCATTCGTTATACAACATCACACCCACGGGATATGACCAAAGAACTTATTCAGGTTCACGGGTCCTGTGAAAAACTGATGCCTTATCTTCATCTGCCCGTTCAATCTGGTTCTGATTACGTTCTCAAAACGATGAACCGGCAACACACCCGTGATCGCTATTTTGAAATCATTGATGAATTGCGCGCTGATCGCCCTGATCTATCGCTTTCATCGGACTTTATTGTTGGTTTTCCTGGTGAAAAAGATGTGGATTTTGAACAAACGATGGATCTTGTCAGCCGCGTTAACTATGCACAGGCTTATTCCTTCAAATTCAGCCCCCGTCCCGGAACGCCTGCAAGTGTTTATCCAGACTCGGTTCCTGAAGATGTGAAAGATGTGCGTTTAGCCCGCTTGCAAGAATTGCTTCGTCAGCAACAAATCGCCTTTAATGCCTCAAAAATAGGGAAAACCCTCCCTGTTCTCATTGATCGCAAAGGCCGTCATGAAAATCAATTTGTGGGGCGCACACCCTTTCTCCAGGGGGTTCACATTGCCAACCCATCTCTAAAGATTGGTGAAATTTATGATGTTAAAATTACTGATAGCACCTTAAACAGCCTAACCGCCGAATATAATACTGATAACAATGGCGCCGCATGA
- the ybeY gene encoding rRNA maturation RNase YbeY produces MTLEFIVKDQRWAVLLEEAQDTLTDLYLTLLSDHNINQENVEISVMLTDDAEIQDLNHRYRNKDQATDVLSFQQYEDIDTIQAALSLHKISLGDIILSYDTLVKNAESQKKSHGNHFIHLFVHGMLHLLGYDHEHNEEAHEMEQCEIKLLAGYGISDPYRIG; encoded by the coding sequence ATGACCTTAGAGTTTATCGTCAAAGATCAAAGATGGGCCGTTTTATTAGAGGAGGCTCAAGACACGCTGACAGATTTATATCTCACCCTCCTCAGCGATCATAACATCAATCAAGAAAACGTTGAGATATCTGTCATGCTCACCGATGATGCGGAGATACAGGATTTGAATCATCGTTATCGCAATAAAGATCAAGCCACAGATGTGTTGTCTTTTCAACAATATGAAGATATTGACACCATCCAAGCAGCGCTATCTCTTCACAAAATATCCCTTGGCGATATTATTCTCTCTTATGACACACTGGTTAAAAATGCCGAAAGCCAGAAGAAATCTCATGGTAATCATTTCATTCATCTTTTTGTGCATGGCATGTTACATTTATTGGGATATGATCACGAGCATAATGAAGAGGCACATGAAATGGAACAGTGTGAAATAAAGCTCCTGGCGGGCTATGGTATATCTGATCCCTACCGCATTGGATAA
- a CDS encoding rRNA methyltransferase, with protein sequence MTSIILVRPQLAENIGMVARAMLNFDFDQLRLVQPRDGWPNPQATAAGADRVLQQAQVFQSVEDAVSDLSCVYATTARTRDIEKSVQDLSEISANQSIQTGVLFGAEASGLTNQELALADALLTIQTNPEFSSLNLAQSVVLVCHQLNQVSKQAPKKREAAPKQELHFLLKQLENRLEQKNFFKPIGKKPLMVQNLSAIFTRAGLTSQEIQTLHGVIKTLSK encoded by the coding sequence ATGACATCTATTATTCTTGTTCGCCCTCAACTTGCAGAAAATATCGGAATGGTGGCCCGCGCCATGCTCAACTTTGATTTTGATCAATTGCGCTTGGTTCAGCCGCGGGATGGCTGGCCCAATCCTCAGGCAACGGCTGCTGGTGCTGATCGCGTCTTACAACAAGCCCAGGTTTTTCAGTCTGTTGAAGACGCCGTTTCAGACCTTTCCTGTGTCTATGCCACAACCGCCCGCACCCGTGATATTGAAAAATCGGTGCAGGATCTATCAGAGATCAGTGCCAATCAAAGCATCCAAACCGGGGTCTTATTTGGCGCTGAAGCCTCTGGATTGACCAATCAAGAGCTCGCTCTGGCTGACGCGCTGCTGACCATTCAAACCAATCCAGAATTTTCTTCATTAAACTTGGCCCAGTCTGTCGTTTTGGTTTGCCACCAGCTCAATCAGGTGTCAAAACAGGCGCCAAAGAAAAGAGAGGCAGCGCCAAAGCAAGAGCTTCACTTTCTTTTGAAACAATTAGAAAATCGCCTTGAACAAAAAAACTTTTTTAAACCAATAGGTAAAAAACCTCTCATGGTCCAAAATTTGAGCGCTATTTTCACCCGTGCAGGCTTAACATCTCAGGAAATCCAAACGCTCCACGGCGTTATTAAAACACTCTCAAAGTAA
- the rnpA gene encoding ribonuclease P protein component has protein sequence MHPLGRISSKQDFGLIRRKGNRFNSASFSATFLSNQLPKKLCLKPDTSPPLIFAAFTVTKKNFKKAVDRNRIKRRLRPLIQQTSQKLHTQGWSQPLMINFYAKPSIANASWPELCTEFEAFYDMLQNHN, from the coding sequence ATGCACCCTCTCGGACGTATCTCTTCCAAGCAAGATTTTGGGCTGATACGTCGCAAGGGGAACCGCTTCAATTCAGCCTCCTTTTCAGCCACTTTTTTATCTAATCAATTGCCAAAGAAGCTCTGCCTCAAACCTGACACCTCCCCTCCTCTTATTTTTGCTGCCTTCACGGTGACTAAAAAAAATTTCAAAAAAGCGGTGGATCGTAATCGCATCAAAAGACGCCTGCGTCCTCTCATTCAGCAAACAAGCCAAAAGTTGCACACTCAAGGCTGGTCCCAGCCACTGATGATTAATTTTTATGCCAAGCCCTCAATTGCAAATGCGTCGTGGCCTGAATTATGCACAGAGTTTGAGGCGTTTTATGATATGCTTCAGAATCATAATTAA